Proteins encoded in a region of the Mycoplasma feriruminatoris genome:
- a CDS encoding dicarboxylate/amino acid:cation symporter encodes MQEKTNVLLDKFLAIGSWQAAVAIVIFIGIQIGLWFTFKKFKLKFIYRVLIGLAIGLVFGIVIQAIYKFPQNGLVNQNLPTEIDKNGNKTTKDNPDFRLWVYQLDIWISLAKNIFINGILLLTAPVVFIAIFRVTSKKGNKNVGRISLKGVGLLLLNTGFAFVITFWIGYLIKVGAGSGLSLDHLIDKNPPKETQPLPKIVWEYLPNNFIQPWLGSMVIPLMVIAALIGNSVKILSKKKPVEMDAIRKGMDVAWSIVISILMTFMKIMPLAVMSMIASSVISKPIGALATIGKVLGLGYLGLTISLMFLTLLLFVNKVNVVAWWKLSFKILIQGFATQSSNATLPMSIETLKDEVKIDDSAVSTVLPLSTTMGLMGCAGVQSGVITSLLWTGATNASFHSMGLFTFFILAFFITLIASLGISGIPGTATVLTSGVLSGLGLSTWFAPVYAIVGSLDGLFDMGRTGVNVTSGAVVTTIVAKSEGLIGEDSTILSKNQLEKQKIIREKKIKKEVEQTTKIETK; translated from the coding sequence ATGCAGGAAAAAACTAATGTTTTATTAGATAAATTCTTAGCAATAGGAAGTTGACAAGCTGCTGTTGCTATTGTTATATTTATCGGAATTCAAATTGGTTTATGGTTTACATTTAAAAAATTTAAATTGAAATTCATTTATAGAGTTTTAATTGGTTTAGCAATTGGTTTAGTATTTGGAATTGTTATTCAAGCAATTTACAAGTTCCCACAAAATGGTTTAGTTAATCAAAATTTACCAACAGAAATAGATAAAAATGGAAATAAAACAACTAAAGACAATCCTGATTTTAGATTGTGAGTATATCAATTAGATATATGAATTTCTTTAGCAAAAAATATTTTTATTAACGGTATTTTATTACTAACTGCTCCTGTTGTATTTATTGCTATTTTTAGAGTTACATCAAAAAAAGGTAATAAAAACGTTGGACGTATTTCATTAAAAGGTGTAGGTTTATTATTATTAAATACCGGATTTGCTTTTGTAATTACTTTCTGAATAGGTTATTTAATAAAAGTTGGTGCAGGATCAGGTTTATCATTAGATCATTTAATAGATAAAAATCCACCAAAAGAAACTCAACCATTACCAAAAATAGTTTGAGAATATTTACCAAATAACTTTATTCAACCTTGATTAGGTTCAATGGTAATTCCATTAATGGTAATAGCTGCATTAATTGGAAATTCAGTAAAAATTTTATCTAAGAAAAAACCTGTTGAAATGGATGCAATCAGAAAAGGAATGGATGTTGCTTGAAGTATTGTAATTTCAATATTAATGACATTTATGAAAATAATGCCTTTAGCAGTTATGTCAATGATTGCTTCATCAGTAATTTCTAAACCAATTGGTGCATTAGCTACAATCGGAAAAGTTTTAGGACTAGGATATTTAGGATTAACTATTTCATTAATGTTCTTAACATTATTGTTATTTGTAAATAAAGTTAACGTTGTTGCTTGATGAAAACTTTCATTTAAAATTTTAATTCAAGGGTTTGCTACACAATCTTCAAATGCTACTTTACCAATGAGTATTGAAACATTAAAAGATGAAGTTAAGATCGATGATTCAGCGGTTTCAACAGTTTTACCATTATCAACAACAATGGGATTAATGGGATGTGCTGGAGTTCAATCTGGAGTTATTACAAGCTTATTATGAACAGGAGCAACTAATGCTAGTTTTCATAGTATGGGATTATTCACATTCTTTATATTAGCTTTCTTTATTACTTTAATTGCCTCACTTGGAATTAGTGGAATTCCTGGAACTGCAACTGTTCTTACATCAGGAGTTTTATCTGGATTAGGATTATCAACATGATTTGCTCCAGTTTATGCAATAGTTGGTTCATTAGATGGATTATTTGATATGGGAAGAACTGGAGTTAATGTTACTTCAGGAGCTGTAGTTACTACAATTGTTGCAAAATCTGAAGGACTAATTGGAGAAGATTCAACAATTCTATCTAAAAATCAATTAGAAAAACAAAAAATAATAAGAGAAAAGAAAATAAAAAAAGAAGTAGAACAAACTACTAAAATAGAAACTAAATAA
- a CDS encoding FAD-dependent oxidoreductase, with product MRIVIIGGAASGMTVASRLKKASKDAQIIVIQKEKYVSLGACGLPYFVANPSLKPNDLLARTVEQFLEQDILVYNESIVKKIDPDQQKVWYEKDNQLLELEYDKLVITTGAKPIIPPIKGIDLPNIFTLTRLEDATELKEKLKDQNIKKVAIIGSGFIGLECCEMLEHFNKEIVLIEKTSRLNQRVFDQEITDLLEQNLVKNNVQIIKENGLKSITQTKDNKLNLSLDQDQQIQVDLVILAIGFRPATEFLKDTKIEMLNNGAIVVDKHGRTNLKNIWSCGDCATCYHKITNQITYTPLATVARKFSKVVADDILNINSEYVGTLQTAILKVFDSELVSTGVNETLAKELGYDVKTIFIKDSDHPSYYPNPTPLALKLILNKKTNTLIGAQMYGSNLSVLRINFLISLIWNQIEINQELTQIDLPYSPPFSRVVDIIHIALEKIIKS from the coding sequence ATGAGAATTGTTATTATAGGTGGAGCAGCTAGTGGAATGACAGTTGCAAGTAGATTAAAAAAAGCTAGTAAAGATGCACAAATAATCGTTATTCAAAAAGAAAAATACGTTTCTTTAGGCGCTTGTGGTTTACCTTATTTTGTAGCTAATCCATCTTTAAAACCAAATGATTTATTAGCAAGAACTGTAGAGCAATTTTTAGAACAAGACATTTTAGTTTATAATGAATCAATTGTTAAAAAAATTGATCCTGATCAACAAAAAGTTTGATATGAAAAAGATAATCAATTACTTGAACTAGAATATGATAAATTAGTAATTACAACAGGAGCAAAACCTATAATTCCACCAATAAAAGGAATTGATTTACCAAACATTTTTACACTAACAAGATTAGAAGATGCTACTGAGTTAAAAGAAAAATTAAAAGATCAAAATATTAAAAAAGTAGCTATAATAGGTTCAGGGTTTATTGGTTTAGAATGTTGTGAAATGTTAGAACATTTTAATAAAGAAATTGTTTTAATTGAAAAAACTAGTAGGTTAAATCAAAGAGTATTTGATCAAGAAATCACTGATTTGTTAGAACAAAATTTAGTTAAAAATAATGTGCAAATTATTAAAGAAAATGGTTTAAAATCAATAACACAAACTAAAGATAACAAATTGAATTTATCTTTAGATCAAGATCAACAAATCCAAGTTGATCTAGTAATTTTAGCAATTGGATTTAGACCAGCAACTGAATTTTTAAAAGACACAAAAATTGAAATGTTAAATAATGGTGCTATTGTTGTTGACAAGCATGGTAGAACTAATTTAAAAAATATTTGATCTTGTGGTGATTGTGCTACTTGTTATCATAAAATAACTAATCAAATTACTTATACTCCACTAGCAACTGTTGCTAGAAAGTTTAGTAAAGTTGTAGCTGATGATATTTTAAATATTAATAGTGAATATGTTGGAACTTTACAAACTGCAATTTTAAAAGTATTTGATTCAGAACTAGTTTCAACTGGAGTTAATGAAACTTTAGCAAAAGAATTAGGATATGATGTCAAAACTATTTTTATTAAAGATTCAGACCATCCATCATATTATCCAAATCCAACTCCACTTGCTTTAAAATTAATTTTAAATAAAAAAACAAACACATTAATTGGTGCTCAAATGTATGGTTCAAATTTATCTGTATTAAGAATTAATTTCTTAATTTCATTAATTTGAAATCAAATTGAAATTAATCAAGAATTAACACAAATTGATTTACCATATTCACCACCATTTTCTAGAGTTGTAGATATTATTCATATTGCTTTAGAAAAAATTATTAAAAGTTAA